The following are encoded together in the Streptomyces sp. NBC_00358 genome:
- a CDS encoding lysophospholipid acyltransferase family protein has protein sequence MESVRPWTGAPRAVLRLTGLLVVVVLGVALIPPARRLGAERRDRWIRRWCLAVVRTAGVRTRITGAARPTGGLLIVANHVSWLDIPLLAAVRPARMVAKAEVRGWPVVGVPAARGGTLFIDRDRLRALPGTVERIAEALRGGSAVAAFPEGSTWCGRAQGRYRRAVFQAALDAGVPVQPVRIQYRFADGAPSTAPAFVGEDSLLASLWRVVSARHLVAEVTLRPAVTPGPGTDRRALAEAAQGGGRHPHPWAGSHV, from the coding sequence GTGGAGTCCGTACGGCCCTGGACGGGTGCACCGCGCGCCGTCCTGCGGCTGACCGGACTCCTGGTCGTGGTCGTCCTCGGGGTCGCACTGATCCCGCCGGCGCGACGGCTGGGGGCGGAGCGGCGGGACCGTTGGATCCGCCGCTGGTGCCTCGCCGTGGTGCGCACGGCCGGGGTCCGCACGCGGATCACCGGGGCCGCCCGGCCCACCGGCGGACTGCTGATCGTGGCCAACCACGTCTCGTGGCTGGACATCCCCCTGCTGGCCGCCGTCCGTCCGGCGCGGATGGTCGCCAAGGCCGAGGTGCGCGGCTGGCCCGTGGTCGGCGTGCCGGCGGCCCGCGGCGGCACTCTCTTCATCGACCGCGACCGGTTGCGCGCCCTGCCCGGCACGGTGGAGCGCATCGCCGAGGCACTGCGCGGCGGCTCGGCGGTCGCCGCCTTCCCCGAGGGCAGTACCTGGTGCGGCCGGGCCCAGGGCCGCTACCGCCGGGCCGTCTTCCAGGCCGCGCTCGACGCCGGTGTGCCGGTCCAGCCGGTACGCATCCAGTACCGGTTCGCCGACGGGGCGCCGAGCACCGCGCCCGCCTTCGTCGGCGAGGACTCGCTGCTCGCCTCGCTGTGGCGCGTGGTGTCGGCACGCCACCTGGTGGCCGAGGTGACGCTCCGCCCCGCCGTCACGCCCGGCCCCGGCACGGACCGGCGCGCTCTCGCCGAGGCGGCACAAGGGGGTGGACGCCACCCGCACCCATGGGCGGGGTCGCACGTCTGA